The following are encoded together in the Equus quagga isolate Etosha38 chromosome 1, UCLA_HA_Equagga_1.0, whole genome shotgun sequence genome:
- the LTBR gene encoding tumor necrosis factor receptor superfamily member 3 isoform X1, translated as MRLPSATSPCGLALGPLMLGLCALLAASQPSSVREGPVQVPPYHTENHTCQDEEKEYYEAKHQVCCSRCPPGTHVSAECTRGQNTVCATCPENSYNEHWNHLSICQLCRPCDQMLGFEEIAPCTGKQKTQCRCQPGMFCVLWDPECVHCEPLSDCPPGTEAEPKDEVWEANSNCVPCKTGYFQNTSSPSARCQPHTRCEDQGLVEAAPGTAQSDTSCRNPSESPEMPGTMLVLAILLPLVSFLFLTTVLACTWKSHPSLCRKLGSLLKRRPEGEESNAPDGSWEPPRVSPHFPDLVEPLLPISADLSPALAGLPTTPALEEEVLQQQSPLGQARELEAELPEQGPVAHGTNGIHVTGGSVTVTGNIYIYNGPVLGGARGPGDPPAPPEPPYPIPEEGTPGPPGLSTPYQEDGKAWHLAETETLGCHAL; from the exons ATGCGCTTGCCGTCGGCCACCTCCCCCTGCGGCCTGGCCTTGGGGCCACTCATGCTGGGCCTCTGCGCTCTGCTGGCAGCATCTCAGCCCAGCTCGGTGAGGGAGGGGCCCGTACAG GTGCCCCCATACCACACGGAAAACCATACCTGCCAGGATGAGGAAAAGGAGTACTACGAGGCCAAGCATCAGGTCTGCTGCTCCCGCTGCCCCCCAG GCACGCATGTCTCAGCTGAATGTACCCGTGGCCAGAACACAGTTTGTGCCACATGTCCCGAAAATTCGTACAACGAGCACTGGAACCATCTGTCCATCTGCCAGCTGTGCCGCCCCTGTGACCAGA TGCTGGGCTTCGAGGAGATTGCACCTTGCACTGGCAAACAGAAAACCCAGTGCCGCTGCCAGCCAGGAATGTTCTGTGTCCTTTGGGACCCTGAGTGTGTACACTGCGAGCCACTCTCTGACTGCCCACCTGGCACCGAAGCAGAGCCCAAAG ATGAAGTCTGGGAGGCTAACAGCAACTGTGTTCCCTGTAAGACAGGGTACTTCCAGAACACCTCCTCCCCCAGCGCCCGCTGCCAGCCCCACACCAG GTGTGAGGACCAGGGCCTGGTGGAGGCCGCTCCTGGCACCGCCCAGTCGGACACCAGCTGCAGAAATCCGTCCGAGTCCCCGGAGATGCCAG GAACCATGCTGGTGCTGGCCATCCTGCTGCCGCTggtctcctttctgttcctcaccACCGTCCTCGCCTGCACCTGGAAGAGCCACCCGTCTCTCTGCAGAAAGCTGG GATCCCTGCTCAAGAGGCGTCCAGAG GGAGAGGAATCAAATGCTCCTGATGGAAGCTGGGAGCCTCCGAGGGTCAGCCCACATTTCCCTGATCTGGTAGAGCCACTTCTGCCCATCTCTGCAGACTTGTCCCCGGCCCTGGCCGGGCTCCCAACGACGCCAGCTTTGGAGGAAGAggtgctacaacagcagagtccTCTTGGCCAGGCCAGGGAGCTGGAGGCTGAGCTCCCAGAACAAGGCCCCGTGGCCCACG GTACCAACGGCATTCATGTCACTGGCGGGTCTGTGACTGTCACTGGCAACATCTACATCTACAATGGGCCAGTGCTGGGGGGAGCACGGGGCCCTGGCGACCCCCCAGCTCCCCCCGAGCCTCCATACCCCATCCCGGAAGAAGGTACCCCTGGCCCTCCCGGGCTCTCTACACCCTACCAGGAAGATGGCAAAGCTTGGCACCTGGCTGAGACAGAGACACTGGGGTGCCATGCCCTCTAA
- the SCNN1A gene encoding amiloride-sensitive sodium channel subunit alpha isoform X2, whose product MKGDKHEEQELGSEPTAPQQPTEEEEALIEFHRSYRELFEFFCNHTTIHGAIRLVCSQHNRMKTAFWAVLWLCTFGMMYWQFGLLFGEYFSYPVSLNINLNSDKLVFPAVTICTLNPYRYAKIKEELEELDRITEQTLFDLYKYNFSNTLVAHPRGRRDLGETLPHPLQRLPGPAPPHEARRTRMASSVRDNNPQVNRKDWKIGFQLCNQNKSDCFYQTYSSGVDAVREWYRFHYINILSRLPVDASVSLEKDQLDNFIFACRFNQVSCNQANYSHFHHPMYGNCYTFNDKNNSNLWMSSMPGINNGLSLTLRTEQNDFIPLLSTVTGARVMVHGQDEPAFMDDGGFNLRPGVETSISMRKETLDRLGGNYGDCTKNGSDIPVQNLYRSKYTQQVCIHSCFQENMIKECGCAYLFYPPLPGVDFCDYRKHNSWGYCYYKLQDAFASNRLGCFTKCRKPCSVTSYQLSAGYSRWPSVTSQDWVFQMLSLQNNYTINNKRNGVAKLNIFFEELNYKTNSESPSVTMVTLLSNLGSQWSLWFGSSVLSVVEMAELIFDLLVITFLMLLRRIRSRYWSPGRGRRGAREVASTPASSLPAHFCPNPASPSSSPPGPATSPALTAPPPAYATLGPCPSLASSAGASSSACTPGEP is encoded by the exons ATGAAGGGAGACAAGCATGAGGAGCAGGAGCTGGGCTCTGAACCCACGGCCCCCCAGCAGCccacggaggaggaggaggccctgATCGAGTTCCACCGTTCCTACCGAGAGCTCTTCGAGTTCTTCTGCAACCACACCACCATCCATGGCGCCATCCGCCTGGTGTGCTCCCAGCACAACCGCATGAAGACGGCCTTCTGGGCTGTGCTCTGGCTCTGCACCTTCGGCATGATGTACTGGCAGTTCGGCCTGCTGTTCGGAGAGTACTTCAGCTACCCCGTCAGCCTCAACATCAACCTCAACTCCGACAAGCTCGTCTTCCCTGCCGTTACCATCTGCACCCTCAACCCCTACAG GTACGCGAAAATtaaagaggagctggaggagctggaccGCATCACAGAGCAGACGCTCTTCGATCTGTACAAATACAACTTTTCCAACACCCTCGTGGCCCATCCCCGCGGCCGTCGCGACCTCGGGGAGACCCTGCCGCACCCCCTGCAGCGCCTGccgggcccggccccgccccacGAGGCCCGCAGAACCCGCATGGCTTCCAGCGTGCGGGACAATAATCCCCAAGTGAACAGGAAGGACTGGAAGATCGGCTTCCAACTG TGCAACCAGAACAAATCGGACTGCTTCTACCAGACATACTCGTCAGGGGTGGATGCGGTGCGGGAGTGGTACCGCTTCCACTATATCAACATTCTGTCGCGACTGCCGGTGGACGCCTCTGTGTCCCTAGAGAAGGACCAACTGGACAACTTCATCTTCGCCTGCCGCTTCAATCAGGTCTCCTGCAACCAGGC GAATTACTCCCACTTCCACCACCCGATGTATGGGAACTGCTACACTTTCAATGACAAGAACAACTCCAACCTCTGGATGTCTTCCATGCCTGGGATCAACAATG GTTTGTCCCTGACGCTGCGCACAGAGCAGAATGACTTCATCCCGCTGCTGTCCACAGTGACTGGGGCCAGGGTAATGGTGCACGGGCAGGATGAGCCTGCCTTTATGGATGATGGCGGCTTTAACTTGCGGCCTGGTGTGGAGACCTCCATCAGCATGAGGAAG GAAACCCTGGACAGACTTGGGGGTAACTATGGTGACTGCACCAAGAATGGCAGCGACATCCCCGTCCAGAACCTTTACAGGTCCAAATATACACAGCAG GTGTGCATTCACTCCTGCTTCCAGGAGAACATGATCAAGGAGTGTGGCTGTGCCTACCTCTTCTATCCGCCACTCCCGGGTGTGGACTTCTGTGACTACAGGAAGCATAATTCCTGGG GCTACTGTTACTATAAGCTCCAGGATGCCTTCGCCTCCAACCGCCTGGGCTGTTTCACCAAGTGCCGGAAGCCATGCAG TGTGACCAGCTACCAGCTCTCTGCCGGTTACTCACGATGGCCCTCAGTGACATCCCAG GACTGGGTCTTCCAGATGCTATCCCTACAGAACAATTACACCATCAATAACAAAAG AAATGGGGTCGCCAAACTCAACATCTTCTTCGAGGAGCTGAACTACAAAACCAATTCTGAGTCTCCCTCTGTCACG ATGGTCACCCTCCTGTCCAACCTGGGCAGCCAGTGGAGCCTGTGGTTTGGCTCCTCGGTGCTGTCTGTGGTGGAGATGGCTGAGCTCATCTTTGACCTCCTGGTCATCACATTCCTCATGCTGCTCCGGAGGATCCGAAGCCGATACTGGTCTCCTGGCCGAGGGCGCAGGGGTGCCCGGGAGGTGGCCTCCACTCCAGcgtcctccctccctgcccattTCTGCCCCAACCCCGcgtccccctcctcctccccaccaggcccTGCCACCTCCCCGGCCCTGACAGCCCCTCCACCTGCCTATGccaccctgggcccctgcccaTCTCTTGCCAGCTCGGCGGGGGCCAGCTCTTCTGCCTGTACTCCAGGGGAGCcctga
- the LTBR gene encoding tumor necrosis factor receptor superfamily member 3 isoform X2: protein MRLPSATSPCGLALGPLMLGLCALLAASQPSSVPPYHTENHTCQDEEKEYYEAKHQVCCSRCPPGTHVSAECTRGQNTVCATCPENSYNEHWNHLSICQLCRPCDQMLGFEEIAPCTGKQKTQCRCQPGMFCVLWDPECVHCEPLSDCPPGTEAEPKDEVWEANSNCVPCKTGYFQNTSSPSARCQPHTRCEDQGLVEAAPGTAQSDTSCRNPSESPEMPGTMLVLAILLPLVSFLFLTTVLACTWKSHPSLCRKLGSLLKRRPEGEESNAPDGSWEPPRVSPHFPDLVEPLLPISADLSPALAGLPTTPALEEEVLQQQSPLGQARELEAELPEQGPVAHGTNGIHVTGGSVTVTGNIYIYNGPVLGGARGPGDPPAPPEPPYPIPEEGTPGPPGLSTPYQEDGKAWHLAETETLGCHAL, encoded by the exons ATGCGCTTGCCGTCGGCCACCTCCCCCTGCGGCCTGGCCTTGGGGCCACTCATGCTGGGCCTCTGCGCTCTGCTGGCAGCATCTCAGCCCAGCTCG GTGCCCCCATACCACACGGAAAACCATACCTGCCAGGATGAGGAAAAGGAGTACTACGAGGCCAAGCATCAGGTCTGCTGCTCCCGCTGCCCCCCAG GCACGCATGTCTCAGCTGAATGTACCCGTGGCCAGAACACAGTTTGTGCCACATGTCCCGAAAATTCGTACAACGAGCACTGGAACCATCTGTCCATCTGCCAGCTGTGCCGCCCCTGTGACCAGA TGCTGGGCTTCGAGGAGATTGCACCTTGCACTGGCAAACAGAAAACCCAGTGCCGCTGCCAGCCAGGAATGTTCTGTGTCCTTTGGGACCCTGAGTGTGTACACTGCGAGCCACTCTCTGACTGCCCACCTGGCACCGAAGCAGAGCCCAAAG ATGAAGTCTGGGAGGCTAACAGCAACTGTGTTCCCTGTAAGACAGGGTACTTCCAGAACACCTCCTCCCCCAGCGCCCGCTGCCAGCCCCACACCAG GTGTGAGGACCAGGGCCTGGTGGAGGCCGCTCCTGGCACCGCCCAGTCGGACACCAGCTGCAGAAATCCGTCCGAGTCCCCGGAGATGCCAG GAACCATGCTGGTGCTGGCCATCCTGCTGCCGCTggtctcctttctgttcctcaccACCGTCCTCGCCTGCACCTGGAAGAGCCACCCGTCTCTCTGCAGAAAGCTGG GATCCCTGCTCAAGAGGCGTCCAGAG GGAGAGGAATCAAATGCTCCTGATGGAAGCTGGGAGCCTCCGAGGGTCAGCCCACATTTCCCTGATCTGGTAGAGCCACTTCTGCCCATCTCTGCAGACTTGTCCCCGGCCCTGGCCGGGCTCCCAACGACGCCAGCTTTGGAGGAAGAggtgctacaacagcagagtccTCTTGGCCAGGCCAGGGAGCTGGAGGCTGAGCTCCCAGAACAAGGCCCCGTGGCCCACG GTACCAACGGCATTCATGTCACTGGCGGGTCTGTGACTGTCACTGGCAACATCTACATCTACAATGGGCCAGTGCTGGGGGGAGCACGGGGCCCTGGCGACCCCCCAGCTCCCCCCGAGCCTCCATACCCCATCCCGGAAGAAGGTACCCCTGGCCCTCCCGGGCTCTCTACACCCTACCAGGAAGATGGCAAAGCTTGGCACCTGGCTGAGACAGAGACACTGGGGTGCCATGCCCTCTAA
- the SCNN1A gene encoding amiloride-sensitive sodium channel subunit alpha isoform X1, whose translation MCPPASLRPGSRSLTCPPPSISLFLPSLSSWSPALASLPLACSFSLLCPLGFVFRILLLVQALRPHLSFCLPLSLPVSSASLPKPLLQSPFRLPLTFCSASTPWSPALGAPPPLGELSALTPPLPLPLPCSPLIEMLMRLQWLPSPAGGQAPWPGCCTCQPTQGLMKGDKHEEQELGSEPTAPQQPTEEEEALIEFHRSYRELFEFFCNHTTIHGAIRLVCSQHNRMKTAFWAVLWLCTFGMMYWQFGLLFGEYFSYPVSLNINLNSDKLVFPAVTICTLNPYRYAKIKEELEELDRITEQTLFDLYKYNFSNTLVAHPRGRRDLGETLPHPLQRLPGPAPPHEARRTRMASSVRDNNPQVNRKDWKIGFQLCNQNKSDCFYQTYSSGVDAVREWYRFHYINILSRLPVDASVSLEKDQLDNFIFACRFNQVSCNQANYSHFHHPMYGNCYTFNDKNNSNLWMSSMPGINNGLSLTLRTEQNDFIPLLSTVTGARVMVHGQDEPAFMDDGGFNLRPGVETSISMRKETLDRLGGNYGDCTKNGSDIPVQNLYRSKYTQQVCIHSCFQENMIKECGCAYLFYPPLPGVDFCDYRKHNSWGYCYYKLQDAFASNRLGCFTKCRKPCSVTSYQLSAGYSRWPSVTSQDWVFQMLSLQNNYTINNKRNGVAKLNIFFEELNYKTNSESPSVTMVTLLSNLGSQWSLWFGSSVLSVVEMAELIFDLLVITFLMLLRRIRSRYWSPGRGRRGAREVASTPASSLPAHFCPNPASPSSSPPGPATSPALTAPPPAYATLGPCPSLASSAGASSSACTPGEP comes from the exons atgTGCCCTCCTGCATCCCTCCGTCCCGGGTCCCGGTCGCTCACCTGCCCTCCTCCATCCATCTCCCTTTTTCTGCCTTCCCTGTCCTCCTGGTCTCCCGCCTTGGCCTCACTCCCCCTggcttgttctttttccttgctttgcCCTCTTGGCTTTGTGTTCAGGATCCTTCTCCTTGTTCAGGCTCTCCGGCCCCACCTGTCATTCTGTCTCCCACTCTCCTTGCCTGTCAGCTCTGCTTCACTCCCTAAGCCCCTTCTCCAGTCTCCCTTCAGACTCCCTCTCACCTTCTGCAGTGCCAGCACTCCCTGGTCACCTGCCCTCGGGGCCCCCCCTCCCTTGGGAGAACTCTCAGCTCTgactcctcctctgcccctccccctgccctgctcacCTTTAATTGAGATGCTAATGAGGCTTCAGTGGCTTCCATCCCCGGCAGGCGGGCAGGCTCCCTGGCCCGGCTGCTGCACCTGTCAg CCTACCCAGGGGCTCATGAAGGGAGACAAGCATGAGGAGCAGGAGCTGGGCTCTGAACCCACGGCCCCCCAGCAGCccacggaggaggaggaggccctgATCGAGTTCCACCGTTCCTACCGAGAGCTCTTCGAGTTCTTCTGCAACCACACCACCATCCATGGCGCCATCCGCCTGGTGTGCTCCCAGCACAACCGCATGAAGACGGCCTTCTGGGCTGTGCTCTGGCTCTGCACCTTCGGCATGATGTACTGGCAGTTCGGCCTGCTGTTCGGAGAGTACTTCAGCTACCCCGTCAGCCTCAACATCAACCTCAACTCCGACAAGCTCGTCTTCCCTGCCGTTACCATCTGCACCCTCAACCCCTACAG GTACGCGAAAATtaaagaggagctggaggagctggaccGCATCACAGAGCAGACGCTCTTCGATCTGTACAAATACAACTTTTCCAACACCCTCGTGGCCCATCCCCGCGGCCGTCGCGACCTCGGGGAGACCCTGCCGCACCCCCTGCAGCGCCTGccgggcccggccccgccccacGAGGCCCGCAGAACCCGCATGGCTTCCAGCGTGCGGGACAATAATCCCCAAGTGAACAGGAAGGACTGGAAGATCGGCTTCCAACTG TGCAACCAGAACAAATCGGACTGCTTCTACCAGACATACTCGTCAGGGGTGGATGCGGTGCGGGAGTGGTACCGCTTCCACTATATCAACATTCTGTCGCGACTGCCGGTGGACGCCTCTGTGTCCCTAGAGAAGGACCAACTGGACAACTTCATCTTCGCCTGCCGCTTCAATCAGGTCTCCTGCAACCAGGC GAATTACTCCCACTTCCACCACCCGATGTATGGGAACTGCTACACTTTCAATGACAAGAACAACTCCAACCTCTGGATGTCTTCCATGCCTGGGATCAACAATG GTTTGTCCCTGACGCTGCGCACAGAGCAGAATGACTTCATCCCGCTGCTGTCCACAGTGACTGGGGCCAGGGTAATGGTGCACGGGCAGGATGAGCCTGCCTTTATGGATGATGGCGGCTTTAACTTGCGGCCTGGTGTGGAGACCTCCATCAGCATGAGGAAG GAAACCCTGGACAGACTTGGGGGTAACTATGGTGACTGCACCAAGAATGGCAGCGACATCCCCGTCCAGAACCTTTACAGGTCCAAATATACACAGCAG GTGTGCATTCACTCCTGCTTCCAGGAGAACATGATCAAGGAGTGTGGCTGTGCCTACCTCTTCTATCCGCCACTCCCGGGTGTGGACTTCTGTGACTACAGGAAGCATAATTCCTGGG GCTACTGTTACTATAAGCTCCAGGATGCCTTCGCCTCCAACCGCCTGGGCTGTTTCACCAAGTGCCGGAAGCCATGCAG TGTGACCAGCTACCAGCTCTCTGCCGGTTACTCACGATGGCCCTCAGTGACATCCCAG GACTGGGTCTTCCAGATGCTATCCCTACAGAACAATTACACCATCAATAACAAAAG AAATGGGGTCGCCAAACTCAACATCTTCTTCGAGGAGCTGAACTACAAAACCAATTCTGAGTCTCCCTCTGTCACG ATGGTCACCCTCCTGTCCAACCTGGGCAGCCAGTGGAGCCTGTGGTTTGGCTCCTCGGTGCTGTCTGTGGTGGAGATGGCTGAGCTCATCTTTGACCTCCTGGTCATCACATTCCTCATGCTGCTCCGGAGGATCCGAAGCCGATACTGGTCTCCTGGCCGAGGGCGCAGGGGTGCCCGGGAGGTGGCCTCCACTCCAGcgtcctccctccctgcccattTCTGCCCCAACCCCGcgtccccctcctcctccccaccaggcccTGCCACCTCCCCGGCCCTGACAGCCCCTCCACCTGCCTATGccaccctgggcccctgcccaTCTCTTGCCAGCTCGGCGGGGGCCAGCTCTTCTGCCTGTACTCCAGGGGAGCcctga